CAACCTGGAGGCCAACCTGACCCCGCTGCCGATCGCCGGGCGGCCGTTCACCGCCCTGGTGCGCGAGATGCGGGAGATCATGGCCGTGGTGGACGCGGCGGCCGCCACGCAGGGCGGGCAGGCCGTGGTGATCGGGATCCTGCCGTCGCTGAGCGAGTTCGACTTCACCCACGAGGCGCTGAGCGGCGAGGGCCGCTACCGGGCGCTGGCCAGGGGCATGCGGCGGCTGCGCACGGAGCCGTTCCGGGTGCGCGTCGAGGGCGTCGAGCTGCTGGAACTGGAGGTCGAGGGGGTGATCCTGGAGAGCGCCAACACCTCCTGGCAGGTCCATCTCCGCACGGCCCCCGCCGACTTCGCCCGCGTCTACAACGCCGCCCAGCTGGCCATCGGCCCGGTCCTCGCGGTCAGCGGGAACTCACCCGCCTTCCTGGGCAGGCGGCTGTGGGAGGAGACGAGGATCGCGCTGTTCGAGGAGGCCGCCGACGACCGGGACGTGGAGCGGCTCGACCGCAGGAACCGGCGGGTGGGGTTCGGTTCCGGTTGGGTGCGGGGCATCGGGGAGATGTTCGAGACCTGCGTCCGCGACTACGAGCCGGTGCTGCCGATGACCTCGGTGCCGAAGGAGGGGCCCGGCGGAGGCGTCCCGGAGCTGGCCGAGCTCCGGCTCCACCAGGGCACCGTGTGGCAGTGGAACCGGCCGGTCTACGACCCCCGTGACGGCGGCCACCTGCGGGTGGAGATGCGC
This region of Streptosporangium sp. NBC_01495 genomic DNA includes:
- a CDS encoding glutamate--cysteine ligase, with amino-acid sequence MGQKVDKDRYTEAEFLRFRAKLAEQLDTLHEVLARPGFGAGPATIGAELEMFLITPDGRPLPRNHEVQAVADDDRLTLELGRFNLEANLTPLPIAGRPFTALVREMREIMAVVDAAAATQGGQAVVIGILPSLSEFDFTHEALSGEGRYRALARGMRRLRTEPFRVRVEGVELLELEVEGVILESANTSWQVHLRTAPADFARVYNAAQLAIGPVLAVSGNSPAFLGRRLWEETRIALFEEAADDRDVERLDRRNRRVGFGSGWVRGIGEMFETCVRDYEPVLPMTSVPKEGPGGGVPELAELRLHQGTVWQWNRPVYDPRDGGHLRVEMRALPAGPSAPDMAANSAFLLGLTAALAVQPVEDFPFAGAYRNFYRAAIHGLDAPMSWPGLDEEIPAERLALDLLPVAEAGLDRMGVDPDETRWALDIVRERVVRRRTGAIWQREALAREGGDQAAAARVVSRYRELSLAGEPVHTWSF